Genomic DNA from Stigmatopora nigra isolate UIUO_SnigA chromosome 17, RoL_Snig_1.1, whole genome shotgun sequence:
CTGCACTAGAGTTAGTGTCCGGCCAACTTGCTGTGCCAACTCGAGACTCCCATTGGTCGATAAGCGGAGCTCGAGGTAATGTAATGGACAGAGTGATGGACCAACGTGAGGCTCTAatattggtgcattcgggactcAGATCTCTCACCAGTCAGTTCCAAATTTTAGCTTGcaagttagcaaagagccatatgcacccatcaaaaatgACTGTATGGCTtgcgagccatagattcccgaCCAAtgttctattttgttctactgGTACCTTCAATGGAAGCAATGATGGAATAATATCTATCTCCAGTCTTATGGGTCCAACCTTTGTGAGGCCGTTAGTGGCCTCTAATAGAGCAGAATCATTGGTGATTCCTGAAGCCCACTGGAGGTAAATGACTAATCCTTGATTAATGTCCTCCTGGGTAAAAGAGGTTGTTGGCTGCTGTTTGAATTCCTGCAATATTCAGGAAAACAAGTTCCATTAAAGGAATTTATAACTCACCGACTACTGTAGGTTATTAGTACATATTTTATAGTGCTCAAGAAGATTAAAGACAGTTTGATAATAGCTTGGAAATTAGCTCACATATCACAGAATCTACATTTGGATTAAGCTTAGTTTGTGCACCTGAAAGAGACGTCGCTGTCCTCCATTTTTTGCACGGCGCTTTTTGTCATTGGAAATCTTCTCGATCCGGCCTACAGTTGGAGGCTTTTGGATTACAAAGACTATCTCTGAAGGCTGGCTGTCCTCGTGGACCACCTGTTTTTCAGGAGTTAGTTaacaatgtgaaaaaatatgttttgtttaaATCCCAAAACCTACCGACTTACCTCTAAATGGGCCTTGTTTAAGGACACATTCTGTCCCTCTGCCACAACCACAGGATGATTACTTATGACCGTTGGCAGCATTTGATGGCTCTCAAGATAAATTTTTATCTGCACGCCAATGTCCAGATGCACTTCCCTCCTCCAATCATCTGACTTCCTCTCCCTACTTATCTCGCTTGCTCTTGCTGTGATATTAAACCCATCTGACAACTCATGGCTCCCGTCATGATGATAAACCAAGGACTCTATCTCTAGATCATTTTGGGTGAATGACGATACAACACCTGCAGCAGTTTCATCTCCCTTAAAACGGAGGATTCCATGTTTGGGTGGAATGAAGACCTCAAAGGTGACTTGCTGTGACTCTCGGATGTCAAGGTTACTAATAACGCTGAGGTTGTGTGAAGTTAGAGTTGTTATCTTACCCCGTTGGACCGCCAGGCCTGTGTTGTTTTTCACTTCAAGGTAAGGGTCTTGTGCCTTTACCTAAGTGTAACAACAAGAGGTTTTTGGTTTGCAGTCTATCAAAAACTTTGTAGGCATAACTAAATCAAACAAATTACCTCCATCAAAGTAGAAACATAATGTTTCCCATCtgacacaaaaatgacaaaacgtCCAAAGCTGACTCCGCTGTGGACGAACAACACATTTTTCTGTGGGATAACATGAAAATTGAGACAAGGGGTGAACAATTATAGAATACATatgtccattcattcatttctataccgcttatcttcacaagggtcacgggaagctggagcatatcccaaatCACTATTAGCTATTACCAaccattcagtcattcattttcttaacctctttatccttactagggccacgggggtgccggagcctatcccagctgacgaggcaccctgatttggtggccagccgaatGCAGGGCACGAGCAGACAAaccaccattcacgctcacatccatacctaggggcaatttagtccAACCAGCCCACGATAGATGTTTGTGGAATGTGAGATGAAACTGGAGtagccggagaaaacccacacaggaccagtgagaacatgcaaaatccacacatatacttcagaactgtgaggccggcgcactgacgagctaaccactcacccaccgggcCATCAtactaaaaaatacaatattaaagCCGGACCGGCGACTGAATGGTTAGCGCTTTGTCCTCACAGAggggtccacctttgtggagtttgcctgatccttgtgggtttcctctgggtactctggttccctcccacattctaaagacatgcatggtacgctgactgggcactctaaattgcccctagttatgagtgtgagcgtgaatggttgtttgtctccttgtgccctgtgattggctggccaccaattttggGTGTCCCCCGCCACTGGCCCGGTGTCAGCTGGGATCTCCAGCAGCCCCCCGTGcccatagtgaggataaaccggtgcagaaaatgagaataaatgagaaaatacaatattgttATACACACTTATACGAGCGAGCATATACAGACCCACGCACATATTAGTAAATTCTTCTATCGTGGTCAAAGTAATTCATTGGTAGACATATTATATTCAATGATATTAAAATTACCTGCTTGAGATCTCGCTGTGTGAACTGGTAGAGTTTTTGATTTGGTGCAGTGGCCAGGACCAGCTCCCCCATTGGAATTCCTCTCCGGGTATATACCAACCAGTCGTCCTCAAAGTCTGAATCATCGTCCCGGTAACAAAGGTCGTTCAAAGTCACTAGCCTCTGGCCATCTCGGGCCACATGAAAAACGTTATCAACGACCCGGACAGGTCGCTGATCGTTGATGAGTTGGATTGAGATGTTCACCGTGTGTTCCACTGtgtttctttcctcctttttgcCACTGAATTTGGTTGGTTTGTAAACCACAATTTGAAAAGTGAAGGAATCCCACTTGGTCTCGCTGTCATCGTGCACATACATCACCCTTTCTTCGATGATATCTTGATTGGTGAAGAAAGCTAAAGTTTTGTCACTTTTCAAGGTCGAGTTAGAGAGGTTGTTCCTACTTATTTGGCCATGCCTCGGATGCCCTGTAACGCTGTAGTGGACCTCACGGTTGCTTGCAATGTGAGTGAAGAGAATACTTTTTGTAAAGAATTTGCTTCCTCCTTCTGGCACTGATAACCCTTTGTTTACAACGGTAAAGTCCGTTAACTCGGTTCTGATGTGGATTCGGAATTCGTGACTTGTGGAGTTGGCAAGGGCAGAAAATGGCTGAAAGCTGCATAAGTCTCTAGTATCATCAAGCAGCTGATCAAGCAGCTCATATGTCAATAAGCCATCTGTAATATTCTTTTGGCTGAAAGTGGAGTCCATTTTTAGAACTCTATCAATGAGTAATAGCTGACCTTTCTTGGGTTCAGTTAGAAGTCTGAAATAAATGTCACTTTCACTGATTTTGACACCTTTGGTAATCACGTGAAGGTCTTCAGGAGTGACAACAACTTTTAGGACACCGCTAACCTCCATTTTACTTCTTGTAACCTTAAAGTGAATCCACCGTACCAGAATAGCAAAGATAAACTTCTCTGTAGCAATAGAGCCAATGCTAACATTGCATTTGAACTGGTCTGTGACATTCTGTGTCTGAATACCACGGTAAGTGCTGAGATACCGGATCTGTCGATTTGCTAAAAGCTTTTGAGAGAAGAATGTTGTTCGTTTCCATTTGCCACTTGAGTGCAAACATTGGAGTTCACCGTACTGAGGCAACTTTGTGATATTATAGAGAATTTCTACTGGCTGATCAACCACATTAATTTGTACTGCCAGATGATTGGTGTCGATGAGTGACGCTTGTCCCTGGTTCACCTCCAGTCCGGTATTATTCACCAATTTGTGCACAAGCTCCACCGCATAAATCCTTAGAACGACAGTCGTGCTGAACTGAAAAGGGAAAGAAACGAAATCACAGTATGCATAAAATAATTAGCATGtaatattgtttagtcattgcatttttaaatcaaatcaaatcaaaagcctttattatcatcctacacagctgcgtataacaaaattggtggtgcaacTCCACTACAATACTTGCCTTATGACCATCACTGATCCTGAGTGCCATTCTGGAGGTGGAGACACCTGTATGGACAAAGCTAATCTTACCCTCCTCCAAATCATTCAGGGAGAACTTTTTTACTGCCTTGTTAGGGTTATCTCTGTGTTCCAGATGCCCAGCCTCATCGAAGTTTCCCATGGAGCTGAAGACAAGGTCAGCTTCACTGCTATCAGGGTCTGATGCATTCAGCAAATCTCTTGTCAGCTGGTAACATTGTCATATATTTCAGTCTGTCATGTTGAATGAAACGTGATCATAGGAAAACATCTGTAGACATAGGGATTTTCCAATAATTCACCAATACCTACCTGCCGTTTGGTATTCCGAAGAAGCATCAAAAGATTTCCCTTGGGCAGGCTGAGCACAGGCGCATCATTAACAGGAATTATGTTGATATTAACTTGGTACAACTTGTGCTCTTTCAAATGAACTTGGTTCTCCTCGTTACTTGAAAAGACAGAGAAAATGAAGCAGTCGTGTAGGTCCTCTGAGCCACTGTGAACATATACTACTCTGCCCTGCCAAAGGTCAAGAATGCTAAAAACTAGATCAGCCTCCTCTCTCCCTTTGGAATCTTCAGGACCGGAGTCAAGCTGCAGGTGGCCGTGGACTCCCTGTTCCTCAATGCGGAACATCAACTCGGATGGATGCAAGCCCAACGTTTTGAAATCAAGATTCACCTGTAAGAATCGACACACTGGCTTACTAAAAGTTGCCAGGAGTATCTCTATCTGTAAATGATAGACATTAAATACCTTTATATGTTCAGGCTCTAGTACAGCCCGGCTTCCTTCTGCTACTTCGAGGATTCTCAGCAACTGGATGTTGGAGTTGTTTCCGTCACCCATCATCTCTGCGGTCATAGGATGTAATTCTGGAATATGTGTCATAGTGTTGTTGGGCATGCTGTCTCCTGCTTGGCACATTTTACAGCCCACCGAAATGTCTTTGGAGATGATCACATGAGGAAGGCCAGTTCTACGAGTGTTGACCTTAATTTCTCTAAGACAGCCCTGAAATGAACCTCCGCTGGAAGTCGCATTCCAGTTAGCCATTGAAGATACAAGCCCAAGTTGCCTCGCATCACTCCACATTTGTTCTTCCAACCCCCCCAGAAAGAGGGGTCCTATCAGTTGTATGAGCTCCAAAGATGGACTCAGACTGGCCTGTTGTAGCTCTTCACCTACCGTCAACTGTACACTGTAAGGTAGTAAGTGTAACCGGATGGGATACCAAGTGAGGTTGGCGTGAAGTTTTGTATCTGAATACAGTTCAGTTTTACTCCCTTCTGTGGTCGTAAATGTTGCCACCATGAAACCATGTCTGATCTCTAACACCAAACCTCCCTGAAGAGTGGCGCTATAAAGGACtacaccaccatcatcatctgCCCCAGACAGATGTAGCTCACATTCAAAGAGAATTTCTGGTTCCGACTCCAAAGTTGGTAACGTGATGAATGCTTTAGAGCTGAAAAAGTGGATAGAATCATCTTCTGTCGCAGAAAATATCTGACTACACCCTAGAGACACGTCTTGGACAGTCTCGTAGCCGGTAAAAGGCCTCAAACCGGACAGTAGATTTAGTTCATTGAAAACAGCTTCATCTAAACAACCTCTAAACCCAACGGAGATATTGACCAGTTGAGGATGATTTAGCCCATGTGCGGTGCCTACAAAAAGTGAGTCCAGACTTAGCTCTAGATCCGGTCCCGGCATTTGGATTTGAGCATGAGAATTTCTGTCCAACGTCATGGAGACACGATGATGATTGTGAGTGATCTCGACGGAGTGCCACAGCAAATCACTGAGGCTGCTGTCTCCTTCTAATCGCAGAGACCGATGACCCGAACCGAGGTCCACGTGTACCTTAGTGGTGGCAAAAGGAATTTTTCATGAGTGGATGTACTATCATTTCTATTTAGATACTCTTTTagcataaagcaaaaaaaaatcattagaaaTGACATGGCAACCATATGTATTCACTCATTCAACTGTACTCTGATATATGCGTgtgtgaatgtatatatatatatatatatatatatatatatatatatatatatatatatatatatatatatatatatatatatatatatatatatatatatatatatatatatatatatatatatatatatatatatatatatatatatatatatatatatatagctatatgtgtatatgtgtatgtgtgtatgtgtgtatgtgtgtatgtgtgtatgtgtgtatgtgtgtatgtgtgtatgtgtgtatgtgtgtatgtgtgtatgtgtatatgtgtatatgtgtatgtgtgtatgtgtgtatgtgtgtatgtgtgtatgtgtgtatgtgtgtatgtgtgtatgtgtatatgtgtatatgtgtatgtgtgtatgtgtgtatgtgtgtatgtgtgtatgtgtgtatgtgtgtatgtgtgtatgtgtgtatgtgtgtatgtgtgtatgtgtatatgtgtatatgtgtatatgtgtatatgtgtatatgtgtatatgtgtatatgtgtatatgtgtatatgtgtatatgtgtatatgtgtatatgtgtatatgtgtatatgtgtatatgtgtatatgtgtatatgtgtatatgtgtatatgtgtatatgtgtatatgtgtatatgtgtatatgtgtatatgtgtatatgtgtatatgtgtatatgtgtatatgtgtatatgtgtatatgtgtatatgtgtatatgtgtatatgtgtatatgtgtatatgtgtatatgtgtatatgtgtatatgtgtatatgtgtatatgtgtatatgtgtatatgtgtatatgtgtatatgtgtatatgtgtatatgtgtatatgtgtatatgtgtatatgtgtatatgtgtatatatatgtatatatatgtatatatatatatgtatatatatatatatatatatatatatatatatatatatatatatatatatatgtatatatgtatatgtatatgtatatgtatatatatatatatatatatatatatatatatatatatatatatatatatatatatatatatatatatatatatatatatatatatatatatatgtatatgtatatatatatatgtatatatatatatatatatatatatatatatatatatatatatatatatatatatatatatatatatatatatatatgtatatatatatatatatatatatatatatatatatatatatatatatatatatatatatatatatatatatatatatatatatatatatatatatgtatgtatgtatatatatatatatatatatatatatatatatatatatatatatatatatatatatatatatatatatatatatatatatatatatatatatatatatatatatatatatatatatatatatatatatatatatatatatatatatatatatatatatatatatatatatatatccatgtgACAATtaagaataataacaataaataagttTTCGTATTCCTTGCCAGTAATGTGACACCAAGATGAGTGCAAATCCTCTGTTTTCACTTAGCCTCAGAATAGTAAATTTCAGGATGTACTAGAATGAATTCTGAGAACGAATTAACTCACCTGCAGTCGTCCAGAGGTTAGCTCCAACAGCAAAAAGTCTCTGGGACCCACTGCCAGAAATAACAGGCCTTGCTGACTATAGGTTCTAAACTGTATACGGAGCAAAGTTTGGAAGGAGGTTTCCGCTGTCTGCAGATGGATGGAGCTGTTGCCATAGAATGACACTGGAATGATTAGATGGATCCGttatttgttgtcttttgttcAGATATTAGctaatatatttcacatattccCCAATTTAGTTGGCCAGGGAATAACTCATTAGTAAAAACGATCAAGgtgtaatttcattttttcttcaaaactaAATTGAGATGTCGTAAAACCAGTGCCAGCAAACCACTGTTGGTTCATTCAGCAAGTAAAAATCAAAAGCCTACAAATCTGTGTGCTAATGCCCTAAGCTTGTTGCTGACACATTTCCCCATCGATTGTCCTGTCAATGTGGTGTGTACGCTACTCTTTTCACCtgaaaaacaaattcaataatGGCAGCTAATGCACTCTAGAGTGGGCCAATACAAAATGTTCTAACACTAATTAGACTTCATTTTTAAGCCAGGTTGACACAGAACTTTTTGGGACACAGATTGTTATTGGACTCATTAACTGGTTTCAAAAAGAGGGAACAGCTGACCATTTAACAATATAAAGATAGTACTATTAACACGTTTGTTTATTTACTGGGGGGCCCGCCAGCTtgtgtggttagcatgtcgggctcacagctgtggggtcctgggttcaaatccaggtcagtccacctgtgtggagtttacatgttctccctgggcttgcgtgggtttcctttgggtactctggtttcttcccacattccaaaaacatgtatggtaggctgattggacactctaaattacccctaagtgtgggtgtgagtgtgcatggttgtctgtctccttgtgccctgcgattggctgcccaccaaatccagtgttgtcccccgcctctaacctggagtctgctgggataggctccagcacccctggatACACTAATTAGGTAAAAGCAGttaagcaaatgaatgaatggatgtttaTATACTTGTAGTGAACTGTAAAAATGCAGAGTTGTTTAATTCTGTTtccaaaataatagaaatataaTTCTCTTCATTCAATTCAgttttaacaataaaatatataataccaCCTAATGAATATTGTGTACATTATTTATCTGTAGGCGGACTGTAAAAGTGAATATTGAATGCAGTTTTGCATGACATTTATTTGACCTAAAATGCATCGGCAATAAAGAGATGTCCATTTTGAATGCACATCAGGGAATGGAAGCATGTGAGCGGGTTTCCATAAGGGGGACATTAGTACGTAGACTCTATACGTGCACTACagctctaaccctaaccctgggaaaaagaaaaaaagaaaacttgcaAAATTTAGTGAGttgaatttttgtcatatctgtATTTTTCTCATGCATGTAACAAGTTTATGTTCAAAATATATCTTCATTCTTAAGTTTATAGAAGAGAAATAACATCCGAGCCAATCTGCAAATAagcaaatacatacaaataaacaATTCTTATTTAGTATGGCGGGGCATTACAGAAAAACACAGTCAGCAGATTGAGCCACTATGTATATCGTCATAAAGCTCCTGTCTGTCCATCTGCGACTAATCTTCTGCTTTGAAATAGATTACCGTATTATACACTCATCAGGCAATATTCACACATCCTTAGTGCATCCAAGATTGTGTTATTATACCATTAATAAAAAATTCTCCAAGTATAATTGACACATTCATTACATAATTAGGATCACAATAGTATTTCATGTGGTGCAGTTAGAGTTGTTTAATCTGAAGTGACTCTTGGAATTTAGATAAAATTCAACATTCATATGCAGACAAGAATTAATTACGCAGTGAAACATATAGAAACACAAAAAGGCAGattagcttttatttatttaatcacTGTGAGGTTTTAATTCTCTTACCGTAAAACTGCAGGAATACTATGTTCGACTGcactattttaaattttttatccagcgaaatttaaaaaataaatacatacatgaaaaaaatacaaatgaaaataaatagattaaataaatacatacataaataactatgttaatacataaataaatatataaataaatacaaaaataaatacagaaatatatacataaatacataaataggtaaattaa
This window encodes:
- the LOC144210741 gene encoding chondroitin sulfate proteoglycan 4-like, whose protein sequence is MGSILAQLFLLLFISTGPVYAVSFYGNSSIHLQTAETSFQTLLRIQFRTYSQQGLLFLAVGPRDFLLLELTSGRLQVHVDLGSGHRSLRLEGDSSLSDLLWHSVEITHNHHRVSMTLDRNSHAQIQMPGPDLELSLDSLFVGTAHGLNHPQLVNISVGFRGCLDEAVFNELNLLSGLRPFTGYETVQDVSLGCSQIFSATEDDSIHFFSSKAFITLPTLESEPEILFECELHLSGADDDGGVVLYSATLQGGLVLEIRHGFMVATFTTTEGSKTELYSDTKLHANLTWYPIRLHLLPYSVQLTVGEELQQASLSPSLELIQLIGPLFLGGLEEQMWSDARQLGLVSSMANWNATSSGGSFQGCLREIKVNTRRTGLPHVIISKDISVGCKMCQAGDSMPNNTMTHIPELHPMTAEMMGDGNNSNIQLLRILEVAEGSRAVLEPEHIKVNLDFKTLGLHPSELMFRIEEQGVHGHLQLDSGPEDSKGREEADLVFSILDLWQGRVVYVHSGSEDLHDCFIFSVFSSNEENQVHLKEHKLYQVNINIIPVNDAPVLSLPKGNLLMLLRNTKRQLTRDLLNASDPDSSEADLVFSSMGNFDEAGHLEHRDNPNKAVKKFSLNDLEEGKISFVHTGVSTSRMALRISDGHKFSTTVVLRIYAVELVHKLVNNTGLEVNQGQASLIDTNHLAVQINVVDQPVEILYNITKLPQYGELQCLHSSGKWKRTTFFSQKLLANRQIRYLSTYRGIQTQNVTDQFKCNVSIGSIATEKFIFAILVRWIHFKVTRSKMEVSGVLKVVVTPEDLHVITKGVKISESDIYFRLLTEPKKGQLLLIDRVLKMDSTFSQKNITDGLLTYELLDQLLDDTRDLCSFQPFSALANSTSHEFRIHIRTELTDFTVVNKGLSVPEGGSKFFTKSILFTHIASNREVHYSVTGHPRHGQISRNNLSNSTLKSDKTLAFFTNQDIIEERVMYVHDDSETKWDSFTFQIVVYKPTKFSGKKEERNTVEHTVNISIQLINDQRPVRVVDNVFHVARDGQRLVTLNDLCYRDDDSDFEDDWLVYTRRGIPMGELVLATAPNQKLYQFTQRDLKQKNVLFVHSGVSFGRFVIFVSDGKHYVSTLMEVKAQDPYLEVKNNTGLAVQRGKITTLTSHNLSVISNLDIRESQQVTFEVFIPPKHGILRFKGDETAAGVVSSFTQNDLEIESLVYHHDGSHELSDGFNITARASEISRERKSDDWRREVHLDIGVQIKIYLESHQMLPTVISNHPVVVAEGQNVSLNKAHLEVVHEDSQPSEIVFVIQKPPTVGRIEKISNDKKRRAKNGGQRRLFQEFKQQPTTSFTQEDINQGLVIYLQWASGITNDSALLEATNGLTKVGPIRLEIDIIPSLLPLKVSDLTLDEGSCLPLTPDIIMVDSHHFSGMNFLYQIVIPPRHGHLEHSRIPGMPIGAFTHAEVEHEYISYIHDGSDTMRDSFTIMANLTENQKHSLPCTVHIIVTPVNDETPVVTKNQGLKVWVSSVTGISEEALCAEDLDTPPNSLEFVVTPPSNGYLALRSSYSRHILNFTQSHIAKDQLVFVHSGALSGGFHFQVNDGVNFAPRQIFLTTAYSLILTLHRNHPIEVYPGSVTPISEQELQVMINDPTVIGRNHTVTFTVTIPPKLGRLVCHMSDNSTQEISTFTQSMVNSGTILYDQNKPESVGRLASDTFSFTVSSPPAFLPPSTFTILISYQANKHHNSQHNTKLSNNAGAVVSEGGRVTIDQSKLDASNLLRKIPKPLQKDHQVIYRVISLPHHGTLSIQGRNLTRELLDFSQNTLNKLGITYIHDDSETKSDSFTFKAWVAPMDAPLSSSHMSAFSLDSASSSFYSTSSSLPSVNLTNYDHVEDNLSITETFNITVMPVNDQPPLIRNKSPSMKVVIGERVVLGPDNLQVEDHDNPPEELHYLVISKPNNGYLTLGERPESVTSFTQYDVNHGRLHFIQQGEASTGVFYFNVTDGHHRPLYKLFSLEVIKPSVSIVNNTGLSLVQGKTAVILTTNQLAAQTNSRTQANITYTVTAHPRHGRIAINDQEVMTFFHEDLQFCRVVYHMTDLSESEDSFKISVSASAPDIEFGNVTEQTVKVVVRPLIYLREPVRVPSGIAVKLGKAMMDASELARISRDNPVFEVLSPPKHGKLVKMTYDPRGAPEILKSFTFRDVVQGRVAIEETLSDSQSLSNKTILTTALGHAPATPLNDSFVFLLKAGNVQPAKGELHFTILPHHQMYQGPSGSKKNDAVISENKTTRNRTATEGGRRGDQKGSSVEEVDLHPHILTHKKHNKTQNKQRPHHREANHSRTGGHGSRSRSGVKGPIWGGGSPPEPRPHPEPEHSLARPPDTRPIHVQVLPRPASDPLLIILPLLACLLLIVILVVLILVFRHRKEKQARMRLLQELAAVHLPAEGGPYLGELEQSAAAPPALVTPLRAASCPASPKALEGPRRKSLAPGMRFWGPSDPGATSSDENMRNYESHTREKIIDRNVSPTLSAEFETSRRSKSTAAMLKDNQYWV